A region of Reichenbachiella carrageenanivorans DNA encodes the following proteins:
- a CDS encoding M56 family metallopeptidase yields MDKTIWYLMESSVMLACLYALYVLVLRKETFFMLNRFYLIGIVLFSLIFPFLSFDFNPAPVAKIPIQEISKARTSYYDAFADWTYVQTSTAPIAPSPSLFSEINWIEVALWMLIAVYLIGVVVCLSRTVLTMQWIYGLIRRHSQALFDNIKIVKLKNPMAPFSFLNYVFVHEEMIGTTEFDHILAHERTHVQQLHSLDLIFVQLLAAFFWFNPVIWRLIKSLKTTHEYIADNNILNEGYSLVQYQTLLLRQLISNNSYGLVHNFNLSFIKKRITMMKNKKSGGFGKVKVAGALAFTIVFSLVMIQCNSTTDEAEVDNTGLASSFELPKVQDVGYTKYLGKNYNIIPFNITNSQVYQKSTPTAIKDIESALQKANIQSDDIVLLEINKNQTMGFVREVQDELRRLNQRKILYVSESESGKLIETAILLPPLPGDDRPGVPQLPKIDEEYIAKTGIDILKINLGEDAGKTNQDLVNAMVRKHIEMGSTNYCVSAKFEDDDTYDSYLRNLIYIMEGFDVIYQERASEMFGVNFFELDKNNPTELAQYQAIRKGIPRAISIAEK; encoded by the coding sequence ATGGATAAGACCATATGGTATTTGATGGAATCCAGCGTGATGCTGGCCTGCCTCTATGCACTCTATGTATTGGTTTTGAGAAAGGAAACTTTCTTTATGCTCAATAGATTCTATTTGATTGGGATCGTACTTTTTAGTTTGATTTTTCCGTTTTTGAGTTTTGATTTTAATCCAGCACCTGTCGCCAAAATACCCATTCAGGAAATCAGCAAAGCCAGAACATCGTATTACGATGCTTTTGCCGATTGGACGTATGTCCAAACTTCTACAGCACCTATTGCTCCTTCCCCCTCTCTGTTTAGTGAAATCAACTGGATAGAAGTGGCGCTTTGGATGCTAATAGCTGTCTACTTGATTGGCGTAGTGGTTTGTTTGTCGCGCACAGTATTGACGATGCAGTGGATCTACGGCTTGATTCGAAGACACTCACAAGCGTTGTTTGACAACATCAAAATCGTGAAACTGAAAAACCCAATGGCTCCTTTTTCATTTTTGAATTATGTCTTTGTGCATGAAGAAATGATAGGTACCACGGAATTTGATCACATCCTAGCTCATGAGCGAACGCATGTACAGCAGCTACATTCTTTAGACTTAATTTTTGTTCAATTATTGGCGGCCTTTTTCTGGTTCAATCCTGTGATCTGGCGGCTGATTAAATCCTTAAAAACTACACATGAATATATAGCAGATAACAACATCCTAAACGAGGGTTATTCCTTAGTTCAGTATCAGACCTTGCTTTTGAGACAATTGATCAGCAACAACTCTTACGGGTTGGTACACAACTTCAATTTATCATTTATAAAAAAGAGAATAACCATGATGAAAAATAAAAAATCAGGCGGGTTCGGCAAAGTTAAAGTAGCTGGCGCCTTAGCATTCACGATAGTATTTAGTCTTGTAATGATTCAGTGCAACTCCACTACGGACGAAGCTGAAGTGGACAACACAGGCTTGGCCAGTAGCTTTGAGTTACCAAAAGTTCAAGATGTGGGTTACACCAAGTATTTGGGGAAAAATTATAATATCATTCCCTTCAACATCACCAATAGTCAAGTCTATCAAAAAAGCACACCAACAGCGATCAAAGACATTGAATCTGCATTGCAAAAAGCAAATATCCAGTCTGATGATATCGTCTTGTTGGAAATTAATAAAAATCAAACGATGGGGTTTGTCAGAGAAGTACAAGATGAACTGAGAAGGCTCAACCAAAGGAAGATCCTTTACGTCAGCGAATCTGAATCTGGCAAGCTCATAGAAACGGCGATATTATTACCACCACTTCCTGGCGATGACAGACCGGGTGTACCTCAACTACCAAAAATTGATGAGGAGTACATAGCAAAAACTGGCATTGATATTCTGAAAATTAACCTTGGAGAAGACGCAGGCAAGACAAATCAGGATCTTGTAAACGCTATGGTACGCAAGCACATAGAAATGGGCTCTACCAACTATTGTGTAAGTGCTAAGTTTGAAGATGATGATACCTATGACTCCTATTTGCGCAATTTGATCTACATCATGGAAGGATTCGATGTGATTTATCAAGAAAGAGCTTCGGAGATGTTTGGTGTAAACTTTTTCGAATTGGATAAGAACAACCCAACAGAATTGGCCCAATATCAAGCAATTCGTAAGGGAATACCACGGGCAATATCCATCGCCGAGAAATGA
- a CDS encoding DUF4056 domain-containing protein, whose product MKWIFISLWVVLIAPAQAKAPVLSAKELAHPPAKVIRICCAFGSEVSVGRIPFVKKTDIMSLDDLGTHRYLGGPSEGNGIIYTQKGGFVDLGHLRDYADWTAYLYVMLTSEETKDVITLALGTEGGPKMLTLKKSSIPSHVDRYELAGRMAYDLSVWHEISTWFGASYIPMVPERFSSFSPEDLYSNLLGARLGILALQSELEYEEAITQLLASTLKSLVAVDEIEETFLAMEKVEDLWWTREKAIPNKRLLLKRYMQNGSELVPWLLPEDVQREVPCILDIPDERLRNYYDLTIKLNARFPVARIFPLKEGRVVSQNDFDELILFIEKESVRLDEKYAKKPNTKPKREVKKPTAG is encoded by the coding sequence ATGAAGTGGATTTTTATCAGTTTGTGGGTGGTACTTATAGCACCAGCCCAAGCTAAAGCACCTGTACTTTCTGCTAAAGAGTTGGCTCATCCGCCAGCGAAGGTCATTCGTATTTGTTGTGCTTTTGGCTCAGAGGTGAGTGTGGGAAGGATTCCTTTTGTGAAAAAAACGGATATCATGTCGTTGGACGACTTGGGTACGCACCGGTATTTGGGAGGGCCATCCGAAGGCAATGGCATTATTTATACCCAAAAAGGCGGTTTTGTGGATTTGGGGCATTTGCGCGATTATGCAGATTGGACGGCTTATTTGTATGTTATGCTCACCTCAGAAGAGACTAAAGATGTGATTACTTTAGCGTTGGGTACCGAAGGAGGCCCAAAGATGCTTACACTAAAAAAATCTTCGATACCTAGTCATGTAGATCGGTATGAACTGGCTGGGCGCATGGCTTATGATCTCTCTGTTTGGCATGAGATCAGTACCTGGTTTGGTGCTTCATATATCCCGATGGTACCTGAGCGTTTTTCTAGTTTTTCGCCAGAAGATTTATATTCTAATTTATTGGGGGCACGATTGGGTATATTGGCTTTGCAAAGCGAACTGGAGTATGAAGAAGCCATCACACAGTTGTTAGCTTCTACGCTGAAATCGCTAGTGGCTGTAGATGAGATAGAAGAAACGTTTTTAGCGATGGAAAAGGTGGAAGATTTGTGGTGGACACGTGAAAAGGCGATCCCTAACAAAAGACTGTTGCTCAAAAGATACATGCAAAATGGGTCTGAATTGGTGCCTTGGCTCTTACCAGAAGATGTTCAAAGAGAAGTCCCCTGCATTTTGGATATCCCAGACGAACGACTCCGAAATTATTATGACCTCACCATCAAGCTCAATGCTCGGTTTCCCGTGGCTAGAATTTTTCCACTCAAGGAAGGCCGTGTGGTTTCACAAAATGATTTTGATGAGTTGATTTTGTTTATAGAGAAAGAAAGCGTTCGATTGGATGAGAAGTACGCGAAGAAGCCAAATACGAAGCCCAAGCGTGAAGTGAAAAAACCTACAGCCGGATGA
- a CDS encoding flavohemoglobin expression-modulating QEGLA motif protein produces MDAEKKRIIEISDRLQVAASSVRILRNIAWSQEVKDEFFKNKAKKLPVVSYDPYDPKPVLNQVKGLRTMIGGASNPVNSWATSIANKIESSALLLSTRGTAEFFTHAEALYGKPKDALQNGLHTTLELAHHFDSIFDNVKNMDLGAPLEAKFSAEALAKSMRKVVKDSFGELAPEIVMDETLASNALAGRRRVFLRPTATFTDKDVNQLIQHELFVHVATSLNGYMQPNLKILREGHPGTTKTQEGLAVFAEFITGSIDLDRLQRLSDRVIAIQMAIDGASFLDVYQYYLEKTDNTDQSFESTKRVFRGGLVTGKAPFTKDLVYLEGLITVHNFLRVAISKGKLEYLDLLFCGKLDIMDLPVLKQLSQMGLIEKPQFFPPWIKDKRFLLSYLSYSSFLNGINLDRLKVHYEEVLNS; encoded by the coding sequence ATGGATGCAGAGAAAAAGCGAATCATTGAGATCAGCGACCGATTGCAGGTAGCGGCATCATCGGTTCGTATCCTGAGAAATATCGCTTGGTCGCAAGAGGTCAAAGACGAATTTTTCAAAAATAAAGCAAAGAAACTGCCTGTGGTCAGTTATGACCCCTATGATCCTAAACCTGTATTGAATCAGGTCAAAGGCCTGAGAACAATGATAGGAGGGGCGTCTAATCCAGTCAATAGTTGGGCTACATCTATTGCTAATAAAATAGAAAGTAGCGCCTTGTTGCTAAGTACACGAGGTACAGCCGAGTTTTTCACCCATGCGGAGGCGCTCTATGGAAAACCCAAAGATGCATTGCAAAATGGACTGCATACCACGCTAGAGTTGGCGCATCACTTCGATTCGATTTTCGACAATGTAAAAAACATGGATCTCGGAGCGCCTTTAGAGGCTAAATTTAGTGCTGAGGCTTTGGCTAAAAGCATGCGAAAAGTCGTGAAGGACAGTTTTGGAGAATTGGCGCCAGAGATTGTGATGGATGAAACGCTGGCTTCTAATGCGTTGGCGGGTAGGCGAAGAGTGTTTTTGAGACCGACAGCGACCTTTACCGACAAGGATGTGAATCAGCTTATTCAGCATGAGCTATTCGTGCACGTGGCAACCTCTCTCAACGGCTATATGCAGCCCAATCTAAAGATACTACGCGAAGGGCATCCTGGGACGACTAAAACCCAAGAAGGCTTGGCCGTATTTGCCGAGTTTATCACGGGATCTATCGACTTGGACCGTTTGCAGCGATTGTCGGATAGAGTCATTGCCATTCAGATGGCAATAGACGGCGCCAGCTTTTTGGATGTGTATCAATATTATCTGGAGAAGACCGACAATACCGATCAATCTTTTGAAAGCACCAAGCGGGTGTTTAGGGGCGGTTTAGTAACAGGTAAAGCGCCATTTACCAAGGACTTGGTGTATTTGGAAGGACTGATCACTGTACACAATTTTTTGCGTGTAGCAATCAGCAAGGGAAAACTCGAATATTTGGATCTATTGTTTTGTGGTAAGTTAGACATCATGGATTTGCCGGTACTCAAGCAGCTTTCCCAAATGGGCTTGATTGAAAAACCTCAATTTTTCCCTCCATGGATCAAGGATAAAAGGTTTTTGTTGTCTTATTTGAGCTATTCTTCTTTTTTGAATGGTATCAATCTGGATCGTCTGAAAGTGCATTATGAAGAGGTGTTAAACAGTTAA
- a CDS encoding M20/M25/M40 family metallo-hydrolase yields the protein MKKCLLAAVLLLIALVSTQAQDHEKNLRTIFDEALTNGQSYPMLEYLSLNIGHRLSGSPSAAAAVEYTRQQMEALGFDKVYLQEVMVPHWVRGQKEIGRIVNAKTFGSQDMNVIALGNSVGTGPSGLLAEVIELQSLEELEKLGKKNIEGKIVFFNRPMDAKHINTGHAYGGAGDQRVVGPSAAAKYGAVGVVVRSLTLALDDVPHTGTLIYEDGVTQIPAVAISTIGANYLSKTLKTNKGLQFYMETHCEMLPDVLSYNVIGELTGTTLPNEYIVVAGHLDSWDVGDGSHDDGAGCVQAIEAVRIFKATGIRPKRTIRAVMYMNEENGLRGGLEYARVAKEKGEKHLAALESDAGGFTPRGFGIKSTDAVLTKMQSWVPLLAPYELRKMVKGYGGADINPLEDQGTVLIGLMPDSQRYFDYHHTAEDTFDKVNKRELELGAASMAALIYLIDQEGF from the coding sequence ATGAAAAAATGTTTGCTCGCAGCAGTATTGCTGCTTATCGCTCTAGTGTCTACTCAAGCGCAAGATCACGAAAAAAATCTCCGTACCATCTTCGACGAGGCGCTGACCAACGGACAGTCTTATCCCATGCTCGAATATTTGTCGCTAAATATCGGTCATAGATTGAGTGGTTCACCTTCGGCAGCTGCAGCAGTGGAGTACACCCGCCAGCAAATGGAAGCGCTGGGTTTCGACAAGGTCTATTTGCAAGAAGTGATGGTGCCACATTGGGTACGTGGACAAAAGGAAATAGGTAGAATCGTAAATGCAAAAACTTTTGGATCGCAAGACATGAACGTGATTGCCCTTGGTAATAGTGTAGGCACAGGTCCGTCAGGCCTTTTGGCCGAGGTAATCGAACTACAAAGCCTAGAAGAATTGGAAAAACTAGGTAAGAAGAATATTGAAGGTAAAATCGTGTTTTTCAATAGGCCGATGGATGCCAAACATATCAATACAGGTCATGCTTATGGTGGTGCAGGAGACCAGCGTGTGGTAGGTCCTTCGGCTGCCGCCAAATACGGAGCTGTAGGTGTAGTGGTGAGGTCGCTTACATTGGCACTCGACGATGTACCACATACAGGGACACTCATTTATGAAGATGGCGTGACACAAATTCCAGCCGTAGCTATCAGTACCATAGGTGCCAACTATCTGAGCAAAACCTTGAAGACTAACAAAGGACTGCAGTTTTATATGGAAACACACTGCGAGATGCTACCCGATGTACTTTCGTACAATGTAATCGGAGAGCTGACCGGAACTACCCTACCCAATGAGTACATTGTAGTGGCTGGCCACCTTGATTCTTGGGATGTAGGTGACGGTTCCCATGACGATGGGGCTGGCTGTGTACAGGCGATAGAAGCCGTCAGGATTTTCAAAGCCACAGGCATTCGCCCCAAGCGTACAATTAGAGCGGTGATGTATATGAACGAAGAAAATGGCTTACGTGGCGGTTTGGAATATGCTCGTGTGGCCAAAGAAAAAGGGGAAAAGCATTTGGCGGCTTTGGAGTCAGATGCAGGAGGGTTCACACCTAGAGGGTTTGGGATCAAGTCTACCGATGCAGTATTGACCAAAATGCAAAGCTGGGTACCGTTATTGGCTCCTTATGAATTGCGAAAAATGGTGAAAGGCTATGGAGGCGCAGACATCAACCCACTAGAGGATCAGGGTACCGTGCTGATTGGGCTGATGCCTGATTCACAGCGCTATTTCGACTATCATCACACGGCAGAAGACACTTTTGATAAAGTAAACAAGCGTGAATTGGAACTGGGAGCGGCTTCTATGGCAGCGTTGATTTACCTTATCGACCAAGAAGGGTTTTAA
- a CDS encoding penicillin acylase family protein, producing the protein MLKKTLTILLVFVLIGVATFWYLQSLKPQYSGEVSLPGLTSEATIYYDDFGIPHIYADNEVDAYRTLGYAHAQDRLWQMEVVRRIAPGRLSEIFGSKLLKVDKLFRAMGLQQYSEQTLVEFEAHGDPKIKAAAQAYLAGINAFIDQGPTPIEFTLVGVDKTPFSLIDVYNTMGYMSFSFAAAQKTEPIVTRILQEYGADYLNDLDVAIHPTNTRMKSFVAASSMDQMALRIDQILLDLPAAPMIGSNSWVLGGKKTKSGKVILANDPHIGFSQPAVWYEAHIETPETSFYGYYLAGYPFAIMGHNRQYATGLTMFENDDIDLYFEKTNPDNPNEYLYKEEARPYEVRQERIIVKDSTAVEMSIKHTHHGPVMNEALALDDNWPPVSLYWVYTQKSGKILEVTYNFSHIKNFTDMRNTVAQIHGPGLNVMYGDHQNNYARWSSAHLMKRAKGVNSKLILDGQSGANDVLGFYDFTYNPKAENTPWGYVYSANNQTDTTKGLLVPGYYLPEDRARRIDHLLSEDKRWDVEDTKQMMLDVTSENSPEVVASILAAIDDKLVNSENEEEAIHLLGNWEGNYPLDGIAPTIYNKLIYKIQEGIFMNKLGAEGFDIYMKTHLMKRSYQLLFANDSSRWWDNPHTPEIETRSQIITTAFTDGLIELEKQLGKDMSQWTWGRVHTLEHGHVLGAVELLRKFFNVGPFAVPGNNEVINNYIYRWTADGQYKTLAGPSTRRIVDFADVEGNSWSILPTGNSGNVLSPHYADQAEMYVKGEYRRQLMNKEEIMQQAGQPLALRPE; encoded by the coding sequence ATGCTAAAGAAAACACTAACTATTCTATTGGTATTTGTGCTCATCGGTGTGGCCACCTTTTGGTATTTGCAATCCCTCAAGCCTCAATATAGCGGCGAGGTATCATTGCCGGGTCTTACATCAGAGGCCACTATTTATTACGACGATTTTGGTATTCCACACATCTATGCCGACAATGAAGTCGATGCCTATCGAACATTGGGCTATGCCCATGCACAAGACCGCTTATGGCAGATGGAGGTTGTCCGCAGGATCGCTCCAGGTCGTTTGTCTGAGATATTTGGTAGCAAGTTGCTCAAGGTAGATAAGCTCTTTCGTGCCATGGGCTTGCAGCAGTATTCAGAGCAGACGCTTGTGGAATTCGAAGCCCATGGCGATCCCAAGATCAAAGCTGCTGCTCAGGCCTATTTGGCTGGCATCAATGCCTTTATCGACCAAGGCCCTACACCTATAGAGTTTACGCTTGTGGGAGTGGACAAAACACCTTTTTCGCTTATCGATGTCTACAACACCATGGGCTATATGTCTTTTAGTTTTGCTGCCGCACAAAAAACCGAACCTATTGTTACCCGAATTTTACAGGAGTATGGTGCCGACTATCTCAATGATCTGGATGTAGCTATTCACCCTACGAACACACGCATGAAAAGCTTCGTGGCAGCTTCGTCTATGGATCAGATGGCCTTGCGCATCGATCAGATTCTGTTAGATCTGCCAGCTGCCCCGATGATTGGGAGCAACAGCTGGGTATTGGGCGGTAAAAAAACGAAGTCGGGCAAGGTCATTTTGGCCAACGATCCTCACATTGGATTTTCACAACCAGCAGTATGGTATGAGGCTCATATAGAAACACCAGAGACCAGCTTTTACGGGTATTATTTGGCGGGATATCCTTTTGCTATCATGGGACACAATAGGCAATATGCTACGGGATTAACCATGTTTGAAAATGACGACATTGATTTGTATTTTGAAAAAACCAACCCAGACAATCCTAACGAATATTTGTATAAAGAGGAGGCTCGACCCTATGAGGTCAGACAGGAGCGAATTATAGTCAAAGATTCGACGGCCGTCGAAATGAGTATCAAACACACCCACCATGGCCCCGTGATGAACGAAGCGCTGGCACTAGATGATAATTGGCCACCAGTTTCTTTGTATTGGGTCTACACCCAAAAAAGTGGAAAAATATTGGAGGTGACTTACAATTTTTCACACATCAAAAATTTTACAGACATGAGAAATACCGTAGCCCAGATCCATGGTCCTGGACTCAATGTCATGTATGGAGATCATCAGAATAACTACGCCCGCTGGTCGTCGGCTCACCTGATGAAGCGCGCCAAGGGGGTCAATTCTAAGCTGATTTTAGACGGTCAGTCGGGAGCCAACGACGTGCTCGGGTTCTATGATTTCACCTACAACCCCAAAGCCGAAAACACACCTTGGGGCTATGTCTATAGTGCCAACAATCAGACCGATACCACCAAGGGCCTTCTCGTGCCAGGCTACTATTTGCCAGAGGACAGAGCCAGAAGGATAGACCATTTGCTGAGCGAAGACAAGCGGTGGGATGTGGAAGACACCAAACAGATGATGCTAGATGTGACGTCAGAAAATTCACCCGAAGTGGTGGCATCGATACTGGCTGCCATAGATGATAAACTCGTCAATTCGGAAAACGAAGAAGAAGCCATTCACCTTTTGGGTAATTGGGAGGGCAATTATCCGTTAGACGGCATAGCCCCCACTATTTACAACAAACTGATATATAAAATACAGGAAGGTATCTTTATGAATAAACTCGGAGCGGAAGGTTTTGACATTTACATGAAAACACATCTTATGAAACGCAGCTACCAGCTGCTCTTTGCTAATGACAGTTCGCGCTGGTGGGACAATCCTCATACGCCAGAGATAGAAACCCGTTCACAAATTATCACAACGGCCTTTACGGATGGCTTAATAGAATTAGAAAAGCAGTTAGGCAAAGACATGAGCCAATGGACATGGGGGCGGGTACATACGCTAGAGCATGGCCATGTGCTGGGTGCTGTAGAATTGCTTAGAAAATTTTTCAATGTTGGTCCCTTTGCTGTACCAGGCAACAACGAAGTAATCAACAACTATATCTATCGCTGGACGGCAGATGGACAATACAAAACATTGGCGGGGCCTTCTACCAGACGGATTGTAGACTTTGCAGACGTGGAGGGCAACAGCTGGAGCATATTGCCCACAGGCAACTCAGGCAATGTCCTGTCTCCACACTATGCAGACCAAGCCGAAATGTACGTGAAAGGCGAATACAGAAGGCAGTTGATGAACAAAGAAGAAATTATGCAGCAGGCAGGTCAGCCACTGGCATTACGTCCTGAGTGA
- a CDS encoding tellurite resistance TerB family protein, with translation MVKEQLKALAQLASSDGDIDERELRLINRIGEAHGLSEEAIQEIINSPAGQLGDLTSLSEDDKFEFLYSIIQLMKIDDEVYNEEVLFCQQIAMKLGYGLGAVMEMYPLVHKNLVIRSEKLQLKKRLQKFLK, from the coding sequence ATGGTAAAAGAACAACTCAAAGCACTAGCCCAGCTCGCGAGCAGCGATGGGGACATCGATGAGCGTGAGCTGAGGTTGATCAACCGGATAGGTGAGGCCCATGGTTTGAGCGAAGAGGCTATTCAGGAGATTATCAATAGTCCAGCGGGTCAGCTGGGAGATTTGACATCACTTAGTGAAGATGATAAGTTTGAGTTTCTGTATTCCATCATCCAACTGATGAAAATAGACGACGAAGTCTATAATGAAGAAGTACTCTTTTGTCAGCAAATTGCCATGAAATTGGGCTATGGCCTTGGTGCTGTGATGGAAATGTACCCACTCGTGCACAAAAACCTAGTGATCCGCTCCGAAAAGCTCCAACTCAAAAAAAGACTTCAGAAATTTTTGAAATAG
- a CDS encoding AsmA family protein, translating into MKKTAKIFGITLAILMAVTIFLPLIFKDEIKEAVDEAIAENVNAKVYYDQRGFRLSLIPNFPNFTFSMSDFGVAGIEPFEGDTLLQVGTFEFVIDLLSVVSGDQIAINAILLDEPNINIKVLKDGRANYDILKTSEAPLDVEEDSVGEATTFNISIKQWDVVNGNLVYDDQSMQVLTKIGGLYHSGKGDFTEDVFDLFTITKVKQLSADYEGVSYLSNKKLEMEMTLNMDLPQAKYTFKHNYIKLNNFRIGIDGYVSMPSEDIDMDITYTGQDISIASILSLIPGVYQEYIDGISVAGDINFNGTVKGTYNEKVLPTVTANLDIVDGSIKYDEYPIPMKKINMKSSLLVPGENMDAMTFDMPQFSLQVDGEPLVANLHFENLKNYTWDFGFDGNVDFEKVLKIVPVEGINLKGKLNAKLKTSGNMRLVDQQRYNEIPAKGSMTLTGFYFDSPDLPQGFGIKETKLKFTPKEIALTKFDATIGKSDMQMNGSLSNFIGYALSETQTLKGQLNFYSNQFDLNEWMSEADTAEVAESTETTTLEVVRLPININFALNSKIKKILYDNMVIEDLDGLITVKNGTARLDSVGFRLLDGDFEMNGGYNSVPNHPLYDFEFSVQHLSISTAFASFNTIEKMAPVAKNMQGQFSTEMKIAGTLDEGMEPNLNDMNGSGVLLIEEAFLQGEKLMDAIAKVAKFDDDTLKIKDTQVTFEIKDGRMFVDPYTINYAGYEATVFGSNGFDGSIDYNVSSEIPTGAVGAAVNSLLAQYTGGQALIGETIPLSINVAGTYDNPKVGLGQSTSTGSEPSAKDAATAAAKEAFEKQKKIAEDKAKAELEAQKKIAEQKAKAEEERLKKEAEEKAKQSLNSLFKK; encoded by the coding sequence ATGAAAAAAACTGCCAAAATCTTCGGAATCACGCTGGCCATATTGATGGCAGTTACCATATTTCTGCCTCTTATTTTCAAGGATGAAATCAAAGAGGCTGTGGACGAAGCCATTGCAGAAAATGTGAATGCTAAGGTCTATTATGATCAGCGCGGGTTTCGTCTGTCTTTGATTCCCAACTTTCCTAATTTTACTTTTAGCATGAGTGATTTTGGTGTAGCTGGGATAGAGCCGTTTGAAGGAGATACCCTGCTGCAGGTGGGCACATTCGAATTTGTGATCGACCTTTTGTCTGTGGTCAGTGGCGATCAGATTGCTATCAATGCTATCCTGCTTGATGAGCCAAACATCAACATCAAAGTGCTCAAAGATGGCCGTGCTAACTATGACATCCTCAAAACTAGCGAAGCGCCTCTAGATGTGGAAGAAGACTCGGTAGGCGAAGCCACGACTTTCAACATCAGTATCAAACAATGGGATGTTGTTAATGGCAATCTCGTGTATGACGACCAATCAATGCAGGTACTTACTAAAATTGGCGGGCTCTATCATTCTGGTAAGGGAGATTTTACCGAAGATGTTTTTGACCTATTTACCATCACTAAAGTGAAACAGCTGTCTGCCGACTATGAAGGAGTGAGCTATCTGAGTAACAAAAAGCTAGAAATGGAAATGACACTCAATATGGACTTGCCCCAAGCCAAATACACATTTAAACACAACTACATAAAGCTCAATAATTTTAGAATAGGGATCGATGGTTATGTATCTATGCCCAGCGAAGACATAGACATGGATATCACATATACTGGTCAGGATATCTCGATTGCCAGTATACTGTCGCTCATTCCGGGTGTATATCAGGAGTACATAGATGGCATATCAGTGGCGGGAGACATCAACTTTAACGGCACTGTCAAAGGCACCTACAATGAAAAAGTACTACCTACTGTAACGGCGAATCTAGACATTGTGGACGGGAGTATTAAGTATGACGAATACCCCATTCCAATGAAAAAAATCAACATGAAATCGTCTTTGCTCGTGCCAGGTGAAAATATGGATGCAATGACTTTCGATATGCCCCAGTTTTCTTTACAGGTAGACGGAGAGCCGCTTGTAGCCAACTTACATTTTGAAAACTTGAAAAACTACACCTGGGATTTTGGGTTTGATGGCAATGTAGACTTTGAAAAAGTGCTCAAAATCGTACCCGTGGAGGGCATAAACCTCAAAGGAAAATTAAATGCCAAGCTCAAGACCTCAGGAAATATGCGTTTGGTAGATCAACAGCGTTATAATGAAATACCGGCCAAAGGCAGTATGACGCTTACGGGCTTCTATTTCGATAGCCCCGATTTACCTCAAGGGTTCGGTATCAAAGAAACCAAACTTAAATTTACGCCGAAAGAGATCGCTTTGACCAAGTTTGATGCCACTATTGGTAAAAGCGATATGCAAATGAATGGCTCGTTGTCCAATTTTATTGGTTACGCTTTGAGCGAAACCCAGACTCTCAAAGGCCAATTGAATTTTTATTCAAATCAATTCGATCTGAATGAGTGGATGTCCGAGGCTGATACGGCAGAGGTAGCCGAAAGCACCGAGACTACCACGCTAGAAGTGGTACGGCTCCCGATTAATATCAATTTTGCATTAAATTCTAAAATCAAAAAGATATTATATGACAACATGGTGATCGAAGATTTAGACGGATTGATCACGGTCAAAAATGGAACGGCCAGATTGGATAGTGTAGGTTTTCGCTTACTCGATGGTGATTTCGAGATGAATGGGGGGTACAATTCCGTACCAAATCACCCATTGTATGATTTCGAATTTTCGGTGCAGCATTTATCCATCTCTACGGCTTTTGCCTCTTTCAACACCATCGAAAAAATGGCTCCCGTAGCCAAAAACATGCAAGGTCAATTTTCAACGGAAATGAAAATAGCGGGCACACTCGATGAAGGTATGGAGCCCAATTTAAACGACATGAATGGGTCGGGAGTGCTGCTCATAGAAGAAGCATTTCTCCAAGGCGAAAAATTAATGGATGCCATTGCTAAGGTGGCTAAGTTCGACGACGACACCCTCAAAATCAAAGACACCCAAGTGACCTTTGAAATCAAAGACGGTAGAATGTTTGTAGACCCCTATACCATCAACTATGCAGGGTACGAAGCTACCGTGTTTGGGTCTAACGGGTTCGATGGCAGTATCGATTACAACGTAAGCTCAGAAATACCTACAGGAGCAGTGGGGGCAGCTGTCAATAGTTTATTGGCGCAATATACTGGCGGGCAAGCGCTCATTGGCGAGACCATTCCGCTTTCCATCAATGTAGCAGGCACCTATGACAATCCCAAAGTAGGTTTGGGGCAATCTACCAGTACAGGGTCGGAGCCTTCGGCCAAAGACGCTGCTACCGCGGCAGCAAAGGAAGCGTTTGAAAAGCAGAAAAAAATAGCTGAAGACAAGGCCAAAGCCGAATTGGAAGCACAAAAGAAAATAGCCGAGCAGAAGGCCAAGGCCGAGGAAGAGCGTCTAAAAAAAGAGGCTGAAGAGAAAGCCAAGCAGTCGCTCAACAGTCTATTCAAAAAATAG